A genomic region of Microthrixaceae bacterium contains the following coding sequences:
- a CDS encoding pyridoxamine 5'-phosphate oxidase family protein, producing the protein METINLSVDEGLPPVAWKAIVGKLADGSPPSPEAHNARTTWLTTINDDGSPHVTAVGALWLDETFWFQTGRTTRKHRNIERDPRCSVAVSILGADVVVEGIASRVTDTAQLRRATDGWAAGGWPAEVDPTGVGITAAFNAPSQGAPPWHVYRITPRSATAALDEEPGGLTRFRF; encoded by the coding sequence GCCGGTCGCTTGGAAGGCCATCGTCGGAAAACTCGCCGACGGGTCACCGCCGTCACCCGAGGCGCACAATGCGCGCACCACCTGGCTCACCACCATCAACGACGACGGCAGCCCGCATGTCACCGCGGTCGGAGCGCTCTGGCTCGACGAGACGTTCTGGTTCCAAACAGGCCGCACAACCCGCAAACACCGCAATATCGAGCGCGATCCACGCTGTTCGGTTGCCGTGTCGATCCTCGGCGCGGACGTCGTGGTCGAAGGCATCGCTTCGCGGGTCACCGACACCGCCCAACTGCGACGGGCAACCGACGGTTGGGCGGCTGGCGGCTGGCCCGCTGAAGTCGATCCGACCGGTGTTGGCATCACCGCTGCGTTCAACGCGCCTTCCCAGGGCGCACCGCCGTGGCACGTCTATCGAATCACCCCACGTTCAGCGACCGCCGCGCTTGACGAGGAGCCTGGAGGTCTCACGCGGTTCCGGTTCTGA
- a CDS encoding family 20 glycosylhydrolase produces MSPLMHVYLDQPMVEPGPQDQEERRQRVGLRLYPGNTVRSSLDWDPLTLRDDVTSEEQVAGVEAAIWCETVMSFADLQFALQPRLAGLAERGWVQRAPVDWDDYSARLAWRAPVWRAASWEFFRAGSVDWR; encoded by the coding sequence ATGTCGCCGTTGATGCACGTGTATCTCGACCAGCCCATGGTCGAGCCCGGGCCTCAGGATCAGGAAGAACGTCGCCAGCGCGTCGGGCTTCGGCTCTATCCGGGCAACACGGTGCGCTCATCGCTGGACTGGGATCCGCTGACCCTCCGCGACGATGTGACCTCGGAGGAGCAGGTGGCAGGGGTCGAGGCCGCGATCTGGTGTGAGACGGTGATGTCGTTCGCCGACCTGCAGTTCGCACTTCAACCGCGACTCGCGGGACTCGCCGAACGTGGTTGGGTGCAGCGCGCCCCGGTCGATTGGGATGACTACTCCGCGCGGCTTGCTTGGAGGGCTCCAGTTTGGCGGGCAGCTTCATGGGAGTTCTTCCGTGCCGGTTCGGTCGATTGGCGTTGA
- a CDS encoding DUF1971 domain-containing protein produces the protein MNRPSMPEGLEHVRTTNTFDNDTVPAGLLRAHHVADGVWGRLVVHTGTVMFVFDDDPDHPILTGPGQAVAIPPARQHHLELDEPATFAVEFYRLASTPTPVEGAESTALSGEPG, from the coding sequence ATGAATCGTCCATCCATGCCCGAGGGCCTCGAGCACGTCCGAACCACGAACACCTTCGACAACGACACCGTGCCTGCCGGATTGCTACGGGCGCACCACGTGGCCGATGGGGTTTGGGGTCGGCTGGTGGTCCATACCGGCACGGTCATGTTCGTCTTCGACGACGATCCCGACCATCCCATCCTGACCGGCCCTGGCCAGGCGGTCGCGATTCCTCCCGCACGACAGCACCACCTCGAGCTCGACGAGCCAGCAACCTTCGCTGTGGAGTTCTATCGGTTGGCGAGTACGCCGACACCCGTGGAAGGCGCCGAGAGCACAGCGCTGAGCGGGGAACCGGGATGA